In the Scyliorhinus torazame isolate Kashiwa2021f chromosome 4, sScyTor2.1, whole genome shotgun sequence genome, one interval contains:
- the LOC140411294 gene encoding probable G-protein coupled receptor 139: MLETFNKVIKIYYAILAAIGVPVNLLAIVILSQGKCGLSTCTTRYLVAMATADLLVIITEVILWRISYYYFPGSFLDITPVCSVINVLSRAATDYSVWFTVTFSFDRFVAICCQKLKRKYCTGKTAAIILVTTCILFCLKNIPNYFALEPRWIIKHVPWFCDVKANYFTEPGWIGFDWFDTALTPLLPFTLILLLNALTVRHILVASRVRKRLIDQRKGSNHSDPEVESRRRSVILLFAISGSFILLWSIYVIEFLYYNITGKDPKNYNDSENIFENVGDMLQVLNCCTNTFVYGATQSKFREQLKIMVKYPVTSMIHLIHR, translated from the exons ATGCTTGAAACATTCAACAAGGTCATCAAAATATACTATGCAATCCTTGCTGCTATCGGAGTTCCTG TTAATCTACTGGCGATTGTAATCCTGTCCCAGGGAAAATGcggtctctctacctgcaccactcgctacctagtggccatggcaacagcagatctactggtcatcaTCACTGAAGTTATACTGTGGCGGATTAGTTATTATTATTTCCCAGGCTCTTTCCTAGACATTACACCAGTATGTAGTGTTATCAATGTCCTCAGTAGGGCAGCCACAGACTATTCGgtctggttcactgtcactttctcatttgatcggtttgttgccatttgttgccagaagctgaaaAGAAAAtactgcaccgggaaaactgcggctatcATTCTGGTAACAACCTGCattttgttctgtttaaaaaatatTCCAAACTACTTTGCACTTGAACCTAGATGGATAATTAAGCATGTACCGTGGTTCTGTGATGTAAAGGCAAACTATTTCACCGAGCCGGGATGGATTGGTTTTGATTGGTTTGATACAGCTTtaaccccattgctcccattcacactgatttTGTTGCTCAATGCTCTGACAGTCAGGCATATTCTAGTGGCCAGTCGAGTTCGAAAGCGACTGATAGACCAGAGGAAGGGAAGTAATCACAGTGACCCAGAGGTGGAAAGCAGGAGGAGGTCCGTGATTTTACTATTCGCCATATCCGGTAGCTTCATACTTCTCTGGTCAATTTATGTTATAGAATTCCTATACTATAACATCACAGGGAAAGATCCTAAAAATTACAACGATTCCGAAAATATCTTTGAAAATGTGGGTGATATGCTCCAGGTTTTGAACTGCTGCACTAACACATTTGTTTATGGGGCGACGCAGTCCAAGTTCAGAGAGCAGCTCAAGATCATGGTGAAATATCCAGTTACATCAATGATTCATTTAATTCATAGATGA